The region TTTTAGTGAACTTACATTCTAAAAGGGGAGTGGAATTCAAATGGAGTGGAGACAGTCTCTTGGTTTGTGAACAGAACTTCTGTCTTAAGGGCTCTATCTAGTGGCCAAAAAtgttacatacatacattcactGTTGGGGGAAATTCATGTGGCATAAACAGTTCATTGCATCATTACATCCTCTACAAATCTACAACAAATGTTGtcctatacatttatataaataaataaaccaagcTTAGATGAGCCCTATGGATTAACTATTAGATATTTATGTATTTCAGTATTTTCagtaaatatgtacatttaaagtaATGATGTTCTAATTCACTGTTTTAACTGATCATATGCTAAACAGAAACTCTGATACTGTAGAATATGCAAATAAACATGGACATCATATTCTTGTTCAtgaccacatacagtacatacgcAATACAATATTCATTAGGCTACCTGCTTTATAGATTTCCCAGTAACCTAGCTTCAAATGTAGCTCTTGTTCTTTCTGTCGTTCTTTCTAATGTTTTGAATGTAATAAAGGGGGGTCTAGGATCAATTCCTATATACAAACTACTATAGTAATTATAGTAGTATAGTAATTATATAATGACTTAAGCCACTCCATGGATTACATCATAATTCAGTCTATTACAATTGTTAAGTCATAGTTTACTGGCAAAGTTTAGCAACCGTGACAGTATTAGTCAGGCAGAGACATGACTGTCACTGTCGGTCTGTCACCTCAGTACCATTTGTGAGTGTGACACATCTGGAAATATTTTGTATGGTTTTGTTGGCCAGTTCTgttctacacacacagacatagcctacactcacgcacgcacacatatGGTAGAGACGGCTGTCATGGTTGCATACGTGGTACACATCCCTATAAGGTACAGAATTTGGTATACAGAACTTAGGAATTTAGTCACATGATTCATATCCCGGAAATACACTGCTGTCGATGGGGGAAAAATGGCGTTATGAACAGCTCCAGACTGTGAGAGAAGTGGAGCAGTAACGTTAGAGTCAAGAGACAACCAGCACTAACTCGTGGTTCTCGGTTTACCAACTGAAAGAAACGACCAACCTTACATTAATCATAAATGTGTATTAATACAGTTGCACGGTCGATTACGTAAGGGCTCTCCAGATGGACAAAGACAGACTCGCAGTGAGTACATGCCAAAATAAACACGAGGAAGTAGCCTTAAAAGGGGCGTGTAATGTGTTTCATGGCTTGAAAAAAATAGCCACCAAAGGCGACAAAAGCGCAGACGAAAGCATTTTATTGGCGTGCCTGTATTTAACAGCACAGCGATACGGATCGAtggaaatgttttgttatttagtAAGATGTATCGCTTGATATCGTACGCGTAACGCTTGTATAGCATCTTGTTACGCGTACCTAAAGGTGTCATTTTCTCATGATGCGATTTATTCTATGACCCCCGTTATCCTATTGCTTTAAGGCTATATTTGCAAACTATGCAGTAATGTGACATTGCTATATTTAGACATGATGTGTTTATATTATcttgtataaaattatattacagtatttacaactaatataatttaatatgaatcTTATTTAATGCAGGCTGGTCCATGCTCATGGCTGGATATGCATAATTTTATTGGTGACCTTATGGCTGCAAATGCTTCAGTCACGGGTCATCCACTGAGAGAGCAACGTACTGGGGAGACACCGAGTTCTGCTTTGCCCAAAGTCTCTCATCCTCCCCAGTCTACCCCGTCCAGACAGAGCCAGGTGAAAAGTGCTGTTCGGTTTGGTCTGCAGGAAAGGGAACCCAGAGGTCATGAAAGCCATGGTGAGTAAATATTACAGTAGACTGTAAGGGTACTGTACCACTGGGTTATAAATACACTTTCACCTGAAAAGGATTGGGAAACATGTAGAATTTATTGATTCTGAGTAACAGCTCCAACTGGTTTTAGCAGCACGTTGCTAAATGAGAaaatcattttagattttaaCAGAACAGAGTTacagcaaataaaaatacatttaatacatattaaaatacattaataaattaaggCTTTTTAGTGCAGATCAGACACTGTATATGCAATCTAGCCATGtctcataataaatcattatcACAAATTAAACCCAGGCAGGGTGATTAGGACCTGAGTATTTTATATGAAACATAGGTTTTAAGGAAATAGATGAGCAGTCAGTTATACAGAAACAACAGacattatttagaaatatttgataGTTGAACCTAGCTAAatagaatcaagtattccagagagccatgtaatacataaaaatacaaaattatttgaataataattttcatctattttttttttaataaaatgccaCTTAATAGGCCAAACCTCATAATATGTATCTTTTTCTACCAAGAAATAGTTTAATATTAAGTTCTATCATGTTTATCCATCTTATACTCACTTCCTCATTGATTGATCTTTTGTAGTTCAGCATCGTTCCTGCACATGTCCCGGCTGCCCTCTTTCCTCATATCCTTCTAGTTCTTCTTTCCACACCTTAAAACCCAGAAGTAGCCTGGCCTCCCAGATCCAACCACCTTCAGCCCCACAGTCCACCCCACCGCAGCAGATTAAAGAGCCCGGTGCTGCCCTTGTCGGCCTAGGCTTGTGTGTAGGTTTGGGACTCTCTCTGGAAGAGGAAAACACTGAGCCCAGCAGCACATCTGCTCACCCCCAACAAGAGGACAAAGGCACTAGCACACACAGCCCAATCCCTCAGGAAAATCCTGAGTCCCCACCAGTTCAGGCCTTTCCGTGTCTATGCTGCCACCGTGGGTTTCAAACCTGTAGCCAACTTCTACGCCAACAAAAGGACTCAGGGGCACACATTGCCCACCGCCATTATCATCACTGCCCGCTCTCCACTTGCACGTCACGTACGCTCCCGTCCTTCCCCTGCCTATCTTGCCAGCGCAGCTTCCCCACCTGCGCCCAGCTCCTTCGCCATCAGCAGGCCCATACGCAACAGGAAGGCTTGCAGCAGCTCCCATGCATGCACTGCAATGCCTCTTTCCCCCGGCCATCACAACTGCTGCAGCACCAGCGAACCCAGCATGCGTCCAAAGCTGGCGGCTTCCTTTGCGGAGAGTGCGGCCGTGCATTCAACTCACACAGCAATCTGCGAATCCACCTCAACGTACATACAGGCGCCCGTCCATACAGCTGCTCCGATTGCGGCAAGAGCTTTAGCCAGTCCGGGGCGCTTAAAATTCACCGCcgaattcacaccggagagagaCCGTACACCTGCACTTATTGCGGAAGGGGTTTCCCTCACTTAGCTGGTGTGAGAGCACATCAGCGAATTCACACGGGGGATAAACCGTACCGCTGCGGTCAGTGTGGGAAGTGCTTTACTCAGTCTGGAGCTCTGAAGATCCACACTCGCATCCACACTGGCGAGAGGCCTTTCGTGTGTGGCCTCTGTGGGAAGAGCTTTTCAAACCGTTCCGGAATTCGCTTTCATCACCGCATGGTTCACGGGATCGTGACGGAGCCCAACTCCGTGGGAAGGCCTAGCCTGGCTGCCTCTGCGTCGTCCTCTGTTTCAGACTTCCAGAGAATTCAAGCTTCCGGTCTCAACCAGAACCATCTTCGGGAAGTGGAAGAGAGGAGTCCGCCCAGTAGAGAGCAGTTAAGAGGGGATCGGGACAAAGATGCCCTTCCGTATGCCTGTGAGGACTGTGGTCAGCGTTTTCCAGACGCTCCGTCTAGAAACAAACACCAGATATTGCAACACTATTCTaaggaagagagaaaaaaggaagAGAGCAGCTCTGACAAAACTGTAgattagaaaaaaacaacaaacatttctGAGGCCatgtattttaaaagataaaagcaGCTTAATGTAATGCGTTAAGGCAGATGTTGAGCCCCTTTGAAGCTTGCTGATATTATATCACACTGTTATGACTTAAGAAATATTGTTTGTGTCCAAGATGCTATACATTACAACTGAGAATGCAATCTCATTTATATTACACATTTTAGCTAAACCTGCAGTTTACACTACAGTCTCCAAGCTCATGGTGTCCTGGAAACcagtattttaatgatttataaagaCTGAATCACTCTCTAGCCATCAAACATTTCAGTGTGGAGATAAAGGTTGGgatcatgattttttttgttagtaTTAAAGCACACTAGGGAGTGTACTGAATATTACCATTACCATTTGTTGTTTGCTTTGGCatctgatagagcgtttggacccGGAAATGGTGGCGTGTGACATCAGACCATTCTGAACATTCTTGGTTTGGTCATGTCAGATTCTTTTGCCTGTGATTTTTGCCTCTATAAAAGCAAAGTTGTGATAACCTGTATTTTGAAACTGCCCCTTAAACTTTAAATTAGTAGCTTTGCATATCAGTATTAAGGTatttgtgcatatttgttaccAAACCTGCACTAGTTTTTCCACCCTTGGCCCAGAGGTTACCAGAAAGCAAAGAGAAGAAGGCTCAGTTTACAAAGCTCATGAGTCTCCATGTCACCAAAGCCGTTCTACCTGAATGATTCTCCTGGCCTGAGGACGGTTTGGTAGATAAACTGGAAAGGTTTGTATTTGTACTTTGTAATTAATGCGACTCGTGCCAAAACTTGTATTGCTTCCAGCCATACAGCCTGATAGTggaaaagtgatttatttacattttaacactttGTACATAtgtatttgaaagtattttgCAGGTTtgcaagtagttttttttttaaagattattagaACAAACCTCTGATGCAGTTATGATGATTATTAAGAAAAGTTGCTGGAAGGCGACACGGTGGTTCATTGTCAGTGTCACCGCAGAATGAATGTCCTGTGTTGCTGTGAGATTCCCGCACAATCCAAAGGCGAGCAAAATGGGTTAATTGGAGAAATGTAACTGTTTGAAGTTGTGAATATGTGTCTGCTTGGTGGATTGGCCATCTGTCTGGGGTACTTCCAAAGCCCATGGCCCAAGATGTTGGTATAGGCCCATGTATCCCACAACCATATAGAGGATAAGTGGTTTGGAGAATGGATGAATGGTTGTGATTGCTTTCTTAGGGTAAATGAAAGGTTTTAAGCCTGAAATTGACAGAGCACAGTTTTCTGCTGAAGTAGCAGTGCCTTTCTTAATGGGAATTTTGAGACGCACatgcaaaataagacaaaaacacaaatatggTCATTAAGATTATTTGTACCACATGCGAGTGTGGTTGTAGAATGAATGCAGTTTTAAGTTAAACAACGCTAAATTATTCAGCTTGTTGTTCATCTGTCAGTTTAGCTCATGTCTACAATATATGTCTATTGTGTACACATGTATCAACAGAAATAAATGCTGATGTACATTAtttgatgttttcattttaagAGTTTAAAATATTCAACTTTGTGATCGCAGTGATACCAGTTTGGTTTAATTAtgtattctgtttatttatttatttatttttaatttattttgtaaccaACATTTGTGATACATTTCAGACCAGAATCCTTGAACCATGTTTTGGGGTTATATATTCTCAATGAGAATATGAGACATGACACTTTatctacaaaaaacaaacaagtagCCTCCTACGAATATTTTTCAAAACTACAACTAGTTGCTTGCACTTCCTGAAGAATTCACCTTCGCTGAGTAACTTGTGACTGTCTGAAATTACTGTAAGGTCAATCAATTTAAGACTAGGGAATTTCCATAGCACCTAGCTACTATTCTGCCCTCTTCAAATTTACATGGCTATGTATTATTTAATGGCCTATAATACTAAGTACATTCTAACATGCATGTTTATTAGAAACACTTTACATGCGTGTAAACAGATCTGGTATTAGTATCTAGTTAGTTAGACTAACATGAccttttactgtttaaaataattccaaataaCCTTTGCactgggttgtgtgtgtgtgtgtgtgtgtatgtatatatatatatatatatatatatatatatatatatatatatatatatatcaaaactatCAAATGTTTACTTCGACAACTCAATATGAGAGAAAATATAAAGAATCCATTGACCATAACTGTAAggttttttaaaatgaaagaatgGTGAGGTAAAAAGTACTTCAAAATTACTTTAAGGATGTTATGGCCGATTAAGTATGCTACgataatcagttttaaatgtatggaagatttctttctttttttcagtaggCTAATGTAATGCGTCACCCGtcgtaaaataaactttttagaaTAGGAATTTCAGTTTCTGAGGATGAAACCGCAACATAAATTTAAGTAATCCTGTTGGAATTATTTACAGCAGATTCACATATCAGAAGTTTGTCATACACAAACGAAACAAAATTGTAACGTTCTGATAGGTGCCAGAATAAAGCGAAAGCCTTTTCATATTGAAATGAACTCATACCTTCAGAACATATATTATGCTAGATACAAGTGACGCATGCACTTTTTTGAATGAGGCGTTAGATATGTTTTGATATCACGGCGTAAGACAGCGTTGTCTCTAAGTATTTTTGTAATATGACAGAACAAATGTAACACTAATAAATATAACACTTTGTAGCATTATATTCCTGCATCGTTGTGTATTTGATATAAATGGGCTAGAAAATAAACAATAGCGTTGTGAGTCTCGCAAGCTCCACCTCCGTTCACGCTCATAAATTGTGTTTACAAACTTTCATTTCGGCAGAAGTTTCTCTCAAACGCAGAAGTCAAGATCCTTCAAAATGAGAGGCTATATTTTCATCACAGTCCTGGCGTTCACCTTCCTCCAAAGATCCACAGGTATATACTATTTTGCTTGTCTTcgcaaaaccattattttatgttacttCCTTTTCACTGTTTTAAATTAGAATCAATGTTATAAACCAAACGCAATATGTCAGTAtatctataaaaacaaaatacctAGAGCAGAGCTACAAGATGTCACAATTGTACAaagtttgtgttatttttatgtgATTATATATGATTATTTTCTTGTATTGTTGACTGGCGTTTAAACTAAAGCTTGGATACATTTATGCAAACGAAAATGAATCTAAACGTTCAGAATTGCACATCTCAAAATTTAATTAGTCTGAACTACCAACAATTtacttcttcctcttcttctttttttttttttgcagttatgtAAAAACGAATGTCTTCCTGTTTGTCTCACATCACATAGTTCTAATATAACTATATAATTCCCATAAAGATCGCATTTGCATCGTCACAGCCCAAAACATCATTTGATTGTATTGAAATTTGCCATCTCACCTAATGCACACCTGACAGACACATTCCTGACCTATCCAGTTAGACAACATTTTTAAGGAAATAGTTTTTGTTCAAAAAGCAGACTCACGTTTGCTTGACAATAAGAATGGTTTCACTGACATTCCACGTGATACTCTAAgaatatcaagaaaaaaatatacctgtatttctgtatttgtacAATGCTTCACCTTAGTTTTACAACACATCAGATAGCATGTAAATTGCCCTCTCATGTGCCTGTTGTTGTAAAGGGTGGTGTGCAAACAAATTATACAGACCAGGAAGTTGAGAAAGAAGAGTATTCTGGAATGTTACATACAGTTACATAAATACATAAGCTGATTTGTTACACCAGAGTGACAAAAGAAACTGCTTCTATATGAGATACTAAACAAATTCTGATGAGTATCCCATTATGAATGCaatttttttgtatgcatttttgttttacttttcttaccattcttttgtattgttttactgtCCTTCAGCTTCTTTAGAGTTAAAAGGTCCAACTGAGCCGATTCTGGAAGGACAAGATGTGACATTGGAGTGTGTGGATACAGAATCCGAGTTGAACATGAGCCGAGTTCACTTTGAGAGGCTCTCCAAGGTGAGGTCGCTAACACACAATGGCAAGGAAATATCTGGTACACATTTGCGCTTTGATGTGCACTTGCCTGTAAATGTCAAGACAATAGCAGATTTGAACTGAATGACACCTTGTTTGTCATGGGAGATGAGAAGGGTTTATTTATTGTTGCTGTCTGTGCACGTCCTCTGTAGCGATGCAGGTCTGATTACTGTATAAACAGAAAGCGAGAGATCTAAAATTACAAGCCTATCTGTCAGGGACGCCTACTCTCAAATATCCACACAAC is a window of Carassius auratus strain Wakin chromosome 16, ASM336829v1, whole genome shotgun sequence DNA encoding:
- the LOC113116723 gene encoding zinc finger protein 696 isoform X2 — encoded protein: MEMFCYLAGPCSWLDMHNFIGDLMAANASVTGHPLREQRTGETPSSALPKVSHPPQSTPSRQSQVKSAVRFGLQEREPRGHESHVQHRSCTCPGCPLSSYPSSSSFHTLKPRSSLASQIQPPSAPQSTPPQQIKEPGAALVGLGLCVGLGLSLEEENTEPSSTSAHPQQEDKGTSTHSPIPQENPESPPVQAFPCLCCHRGFQTCSQLLRQQKDSGAHIAHRHYHHCPLSTCTSRTLPSFPCLSCQRSFPTCAQLLRHQQAHTQQEGLQQLPCMHCNASFPRPSQLLQHQRTQHASKAGGFLCGECGRAFNSHSNLRIHLNVHTGARPYSCSDCGKSFSQSGALKIHRRIHTGERPYTCTYCGRGFPHLAGVRAHQRIHTGDKPYRCGQCGKCFTQSGALKIHTRIHTGERPFVCGLCGKSFSNRSGIRFHHRMVHGIVTEPNSVGRPSLAASASSSVSDFQRIQASGLNQNHLREVEERSPPSREQLRGDRDKDALPYACEDCGQRFPDAPSRNKHQILQHYSKEERKKEESSSDKTVD
- the LOC113116723 gene encoding zinc finger protein 696 isoform X1; the encoded protein is MDKDRLAAGPCSWLDMHNFIGDLMAANASVTGHPLREQRTGETPSSALPKVSHPPQSTPSRQSQVKSAVRFGLQEREPRGHESHVQHRSCTCPGCPLSSYPSSSSFHTLKPRSSLASQIQPPSAPQSTPPQQIKEPGAALVGLGLCVGLGLSLEEENTEPSSTSAHPQQEDKGTSTHSPIPQENPESPPVQAFPCLCCHRGFQTCSQLLRQQKDSGAHIAHRHYHHCPLSTCTSRTLPSFPCLSCQRSFPTCAQLLRHQQAHTQQEGLQQLPCMHCNASFPRPSQLLQHQRTQHASKAGGFLCGECGRAFNSHSNLRIHLNVHTGARPYSCSDCGKSFSQSGALKIHRRIHTGERPYTCTYCGRGFPHLAGVRAHQRIHTGDKPYRCGQCGKCFTQSGALKIHTRIHTGERPFVCGLCGKSFSNRSGIRFHHRMVHGIVTEPNSVGRPSLAASASSSVSDFQRIQASGLNQNHLREVEERSPPSREQLRGDRDKDALPYACEDCGQRFPDAPSRNKHQILQHYSKEERKKEESSSDKTVD